The following coding sequences are from one Halorubrum sp. BOL3-1 window:
- a CDS encoding TRC40/GET3/ArsA family transport-energizing ATPase, with translation MDDIDVEPVDRVDESDEGEAHTEAPVGADGEALTVDEGVADLPAGVDAPEYVLYGGKGGVGKTTMAAATGLASAAGGVRTLVVSTDPAHSLSDTYETEIPAEPARIREDVPLYAAEIDPDAAMEEGMFGAEGDPLGGLGEMGDAMGGTGDATGGTGDAEGDGEGSIGDLLGGTMPGADEAAAMRQLLEYLDDPRFDRVVVDTAPTGHTLRLLQLPEIMDSMLGRVMKLRQRFSGMMDGIKGMFGGGDDEPDPSADLDELRERIERLRAVLRDPEKTDFRVVMIPEEMSVVESERLVARLDEFQIPVDTLVVNRVMEGVSDIAGTAGLDPDWVVEPNPDTCEFCARRWEVQQNALREATDLFRGCEVKRVPLLANEVRGEAALRVVAACLN, from the coding sequence CGTCGACGAGTCGGACGAGGGCGAGGCACACACCGAGGCGCCGGTCGGCGCCGACGGCGAAGCGCTCACCGTAGACGAGGGCGTCGCGGACCTCCCCGCGGGCGTCGACGCGCCCGAATACGTGCTCTACGGCGGGAAAGGGGGAGTCGGGAAGACGACGATGGCGGCCGCGACCGGCCTCGCCTCCGCGGCGGGCGGCGTCCGGACGCTCGTCGTCTCCACCGACCCCGCACACTCGCTTTCGGACACCTACGAGACAGAGATCCCCGCCGAGCCGGCGCGGATCCGCGAGGACGTGCCCCTCTACGCCGCCGAGATCGACCCCGACGCCGCGATGGAGGAGGGGATGTTCGGCGCCGAGGGCGACCCCCTCGGCGGACTCGGTGAGATGGGCGACGCGATGGGCGGGACAGGCGACGCGACGGGCGGGACGGGCGACGCCGAAGGCGATGGAGAGGGCAGCATTGGCGACCTCCTCGGCGGAACGATGCCCGGCGCGGACGAGGCCGCGGCGATGCGCCAGCTGCTGGAGTACCTCGACGACCCGCGGTTCGACCGCGTCGTCGTCGACACCGCGCCGACCGGCCACACCCTCCGACTGCTCCAACTGCCCGAGATCATGGACTCGATGCTGGGCCGCGTGATGAAGCTCCGACAGCGCTTCTCCGGCATGATGGACGGAATAAAGGGGATGTTCGGCGGGGGCGACGACGAGCCGGACCCCTCCGCGGACCTCGACGAGCTGCGCGAGCGCATCGAGCGGCTCCGGGCCGTCCTCCGAGACCCCGAGAAGACCGACTTCCGCGTCGTGATGATCCCCGAGGAGATGAGCGTCGTCGAGTCCGAGCGGCTCGTCGCCCGCCTCGACGAGTTTCAGATTCCGGTCGACACCCTCGTCGTCAACCGCGTGATGGAGGGCGTCAGCGACATCGCCGGCACCGCGGGTCTCGACCCCGACTGGGTCGTCGAACCGAACCCCGACACCTGCGAGTTCTGCGCGCGCCGCTGGGAGGTCCAACAGAACGCGCTCCGAGAGGCGACCGACCTGTTCCGCGGATGCGAGGTGAAGCGGGTGCCCCTGCTCGCGAACGAGGTCCGGGGCGAGGCCGCCCTGCGGGTCGTCGCCGCCTGCCTGAACTGA
- a CDS encoding NAD(P)-dependent glycerol-1-phosphate dehydrogenase produces the protein MFEKTTWIKLPRNVLVGHDVLDDLGEAVGDLYLTGRPLIVTSPTPDEIAGDRVRAQFDDPATAVVEEASFAAVEELTEIAETVDPGYLIALGGGKPIDIAKMAADHLDVGFVSVPTVASHDGIVSGRSSIPEGDTRHSVAADPPLAVVADTTLIADAPWRLTTAGCADIISNYTAVKDWRLARRLRNVEYSEYAGALSEMTAELLVENADMIRPGLEESAWVVVKALVSSGVAMSIAGSSRPASGAEHLISHQLDRIAPDKALHGHQVGVASVMTEYLHSGENGRWNAIRDALAELDAPTTAGELGIDDAELIAALTSAHEIRDRYTVLQGGINEEAAVEVATATGVIDG, from the coding sequence ATGTTCGAGAAGACGACGTGGATCAAGCTCCCGCGGAACGTCCTCGTGGGACACGACGTCCTCGACGACCTCGGGGAGGCGGTCGGGGACCTCTACCTCACGGGGCGCCCGTTGATCGTGACCAGTCCGACGCCCGACGAGATCGCCGGCGACCGCGTGCGCGCGCAGTTCGACGACCCCGCGACCGCCGTGGTCGAGGAGGCCTCCTTCGCGGCCGTCGAGGAGCTGACCGAGATCGCGGAGACCGTCGACCCCGGCTACCTGATAGCGCTCGGCGGCGGGAAGCCGATCGACATCGCGAAGATGGCCGCCGACCACCTCGACGTCGGCTTCGTCTCCGTCCCGACGGTCGCCTCCCACGACGGCATCGTCTCCGGGCGGTCGTCGATCCCCGAGGGCGACACGCGCCACTCGGTCGCGGCCGACCCGCCGCTCGCGGTCGTCGCGGACACGACGCTGATCGCGGACGCCCCGTGGCGGCTCACCACCGCGGGCTGTGCGGACATCATCTCGAACTACACCGCCGTCAAGGACTGGCGGCTCGCGCGCCGCCTGCGCAACGTCGAGTACAGCGAGTACGCAGGCGCGCTCTCGGAGATGACCGCGGAGCTGCTCGTCGAGAACGCCGACATGATCCGCCCCGGTCTCGAAGAGTCGGCGTGGGTGGTCGTGAAGGCGCTCGTCTCCTCCGGCGTCGCGATGTCGATCGCCGGCTCCTCGCGGCCGGCCTCCGGCGCTGAACACCTCATCTCCCACCAGCTCGACCGCATCGCGCCCGACAAGGCGCTCCACGGCCACCAGGTCGGCGTCGCGTCGGTCATGACCGAGTACCTCCACAGCGGCGAGAACGGTCGGTGGAACGCCATCCGCGACGCGCTCGCGGAACTCGACGCCCCGACGACCGCGGGCGAACTGGGGATCGACGACGCGGAGCTGATAGCGGCGCTGACGAGCGCCCACGAGATCCGCGACCGCTACACCGTCCTCCAGGGCGGGATCAACGAGGAGGCGGCCGTCGAGGTCGCGACCGCGACGGGCGTCATCGACGGCTAA
- a CDS encoding HAD family hydrolase, whose amino-acid sequence MAVTFDLFGTLVDVEYPSDPAEAVARALESRGVAVPDDWHVAYGERHVEAPAGAEVPLPAHVARALDSRGVDVTENAARHAVIAAFDPDVTRRNGAAEAVRGAAERGPVGLLSNCAVPELVPRTLIRADLRGEFDAVTTSVGCGWRKPNSSAFEAAAEALGTSTAGLIHVGDDTDTDGGIVAAGGRFVDVTETPLTEVVAELEAEP is encoded by the coding sequence GTGGCAGTCACCTTCGACCTCTTCGGGACCCTCGTCGACGTCGAGTACCCGTCGGATCCGGCGGAAGCGGTCGCGCGCGCACTAGAGTCCCGCGGCGTGGCGGTCCCCGACGACTGGCACGTCGCGTACGGCGAGCGGCACGTCGAGGCGCCGGCCGGCGCGGAGGTCCCCCTCCCGGCCCACGTCGCCCGCGCGCTCGACTCCCGCGGCGTCGACGTGACGGAGAACGCCGCCAGACACGCCGTGATCGCGGCGTTCGACCCCGACGTGACCCGACGCAACGGCGCCGCGGAGGCGGTCCGGGGCGCGGCCGAGCGCGGCCCCGTCGGCCTCCTCTCGAACTGCGCGGTCCCCGAACTCGTTCCGCGAACGTTGATCCGGGCGGACCTCCGGGGCGAGTTCGACGCGGTCACGACGAGCGTCGGCTGCGGCTGGCGGAAGCCCAATTCCTCCGCGTTCGAGGCCGCCGCGGAGGCGCTCGGGACCTCCACAGCCGGCCTGATTCACGTCGGGGACGACACCGATACCGACGGTGGGATCGTCGCCGCCGGCGGGCGCTTCGTCGACGTGACGGAGACCCCGCTCACGGAGGTCGTCGCGGAGTTGGAGGCGGAGCCGTAG
- a CDS encoding cytochrome bc complex cytochrome b subunit has protein sequence MSLKKQDDMDHNAWLKSQDLTAIETAFLTALIWLDKRLRIVDYLELLETMYYRANLQMPKSHTEQYDLDNKFWYWYPLYSLGSLSIIAYLLAAVSGAMLGFYYAPSTAGAVAQGDPTAAYDSMVMIMKDIQFGFMLRSIHRWSAQFMVAAVFLHMLRVYFTGAYKEPREVNWVLGVVLIALTLFFGFSGYVLPWKQLSFWAAQIGVELALATPIIGEWAAQLLFGGFTLGQATLVRMYILHVFVLPFVVTALIAIHVGIVWVQGIAEPH, from the coding sequence ATGAGCCTGAAAAAACAAGACGACATGGACCACAACGCGTGGCTCAAGAGTCAGGACCTCACCGCCATCGAGACGGCGTTCCTGACCGCGCTCATCTGGCTGGACAAGCGGCTCCGCATCGTCGACTACCTCGAACTGCTGGAGACGATGTACTACCGCGCGAACCTCCAGATGCCGAAGAGCCACACCGAGCAGTACGACCTCGACAACAAGTTCTGGTACTGGTACCCGCTGTACTCGCTCGGATCCCTTTCGATCATCGCGTACCTGCTCGCGGCGGTGTCCGGGGCGATGCTCGGGTTCTACTACGCGCCCTCGACCGCGGGGGCGGTGGCGCAGGGCGATCCCACCGCGGCGTACGACTCGATGGTGATGATCATGAAAGACATCCAGTTCGGCTTCATGCTCCGCTCGATCCACCGCTGGTCGGCGCAGTTCATGGTGGCGGCGGTGTTCCTCCACATGCTGCGCGTCTACTTCACCGGCGCGTACAAGGAGCCGCGCGAGGTCAACTGGGTCCTCGGCGTCGTGCTCATCGCCCTGACGCTGTTCTTCGGCTTCTCGGGGTACGTCCTCCCGTGGAAGCAGCTGTCCTTCTGGGCGGCGCAGATCGGCGTCGAACTGGCGCTCGCCACCCCGATCATCGGTGAGTGGGCGGCCCAGCTGCTGTTCGGCGGGTTCACTCTCGGACAGGCGACGCTCGTGCGGATGTACATCCTACACGTGTTCGTGTTGCCGTTCGTGGTCACCGCACTCATCGCGATCCACGTCGGCATCGTCTGGGTCCAGGGTATCGCGGAACCGCACTAA
- a CDS encoding plastocyanin/azurin family copper-binding protein — MKRRDFVRTAGGATATVAASAGATGTAAAQEVQPDWPSGASEGNGGEYEDLRGEDEVTIEVGAGSDGLAFGPTLAWVDEGTTIVFEWTGNGGSHNVQTVDGGGPAALESGNPVGEEGATYEYETSGEDAGITHYHCVPHTAVGMHGGIAVGEDVATVEVGGANTGWPENIAHVGVPLHAHWVGISAILGIFLTFVFTFYMLKYGESAHTGHGGAR; from the coding sequence ATGAAAAGGCGGGACTTCGTGCGGACGGCCGGCGGCGCGACCGCCACCGTCGCGGCCTCCGCCGGGGCGACCGGAACGGCGGCTGCACAGGAGGTACAGCCCGACTGGCCGAGCGGGGCCTCGGAGGGTAACGGCGGGGAATACGAGGATCTCCGCGGTGAAGACGAGGTGACCATCGAAGTCGGCGCCGGCAGTGACGGCCTCGCGTTCGGTCCGACGCTCGCGTGGGTCGACGAGGGGACGACGATCGTCTTCGAGTGGACCGGCAACGGCGGGTCCCACAACGTCCAGACCGTCGATGGCGGCGGCCCGGCCGCCCTCGAAAGCGGTAATCCCGTCGGCGAGGAGGGCGCGACCTACGAGTACGAGACGAGCGGGGAGGACGCCGGGATCACCCACTACCACTGCGTGCCCCACACCGCGGTCGGCATGCACGGCGGCATCGCCGTCGGTGAGGACGTCGCCACCGTCGAGGTCGGCGGCGCAAACACCGGATGGCCGGAGAACATCGCTCACGTCGGCGTCCCGCTTCACGCCCACTGGGTCGGTATCTCCGCGATCCTCGGCATCTTCCTGACGTTCGTGTTCACGTTCTACATGCTCAAATACGGCGAGTCGGCCCACACCGGCCACGGAGGTGCGAGATGA
- a CDS encoding M28 family peptidase, producing the protein MTDWIGETFTSDAGWNHLTGLVDVGTRMAGSAGEREALELTRDALADAGARNPRIEEFELQGWERGDSAVRDAETDDPVAVGPNACIALPRGPSAEATGEFVDLGCGVPADFEADLDGKVAMVSSDTPESVDRFVHRNEKYYRAVDAGAAAFVFANHVEGTLPPTGSVGTADDPIGEIPAVGVSKEAGARLARRHEGDELTVAVDCETPPATSGNAVAELGPDTDEHLIVSSHVDAHDLAEGAMDNGSGTATIVEVANALAAREDELDVRVRFVGFGAEEVGLVGSSATAEAADREAVRAVVNVDSNVFGRTLRLDHHGFDALAEAAERVSDRFDHPVSTGGELVPHSDHWPFVKRGIPGYTVSGETEGRGRGWGHTGADTLDKLESRNLREQAILLTELVVGLADADVSIPRRDTDEVAAALEDEGKATGMKLTGDWTF; encoded by the coding sequence ATGACCGACTGGATCGGCGAGACGTTCACGAGCGACGCGGGCTGGAATCACCTGACCGGCCTGGTCGACGTCGGCACCCGCATGGCCGGCTCGGCGGGCGAGCGCGAGGCGCTGGAACTGACCCGCGACGCGCTCGCGGACGCCGGCGCGCGGAACCCCCGGATCGAGGAGTTCGAGCTCCAGGGATGGGAGCGCGGCGACAGCGCGGTCCGCGACGCCGAGACGGACGATCCGGTCGCGGTCGGCCCGAACGCCTGTATCGCGCTGCCGCGCGGCCCGAGCGCCGAGGCGACGGGCGAGTTCGTCGACCTCGGTTGCGGCGTCCCAGCTGACTTCGAGGCCGACCTCGACGGGAAGGTCGCGATGGTCTCGTCGGACACCCCGGAGTCCGTCGACCGGTTCGTCCACCGCAACGAGAAGTACTACCGCGCGGTCGACGCCGGCGCCGCCGCCTTCGTGTTCGCCAACCACGTCGAAGGGACGCTCCCGCCGACCGGGAGCGTCGGGACCGCGGATGACCCGATCGGAGAGATTCCCGCGGTCGGCGTCTCGAAGGAGGCGGGCGCGCGGCTCGCCCGCCGCCACGAGGGCGACGAGCTGACGGTCGCGGTCGACTGCGAGACGCCGCCGGCGACGAGCGGCAACGCGGTCGCGGAACTCGGTCCCGACACCGACGAACACCTGATCGTCTCCTCGCACGTCGACGCCCACGACCTCGCGGAGGGCGCGATGGACAACGGGTCGGGAACCGCGACGATCGTGGAGGTCGCGAACGCGCTCGCCGCCCGCGAGGACGAACTCGACGTCCGGGTGCGGTTCGTCGGGTTCGGCGCCGAGGAGGTCGGGCTCGTCGGCTCGTCGGCGACCGCCGAGGCGGCCGACCGGGAGGCGGTCCGCGCCGTCGTCAACGTCGACAGCAACGTGTTCGGCCGCACGCTCCGACTCGACCATCACGGCTTCGACGCGCTCGCGGAGGCCGCCGAGCGCGTGAGCGACCGCTTCGATCACCCGGTCTCGACGGGCGGAGAGTTAGTACCACACAGCGACCACTGGCCGTTCGTGAAGCGAGGGATTCCGGGCTACACGGTCTCCGGCGAGACCGAGGGGCGCGGCCGCGGCTGGGGGCATACCGGCGCCGACACGCTCGACAAGCTGGAGTCGCGGAACCTCAGGGAGCAGGCGATCCTCCTGACCGAACTCGTCGTCGGCCTCGCGGACGCGGACGTGTCGATCCCGCGTCGCGACACGGACGAGGTCGCCGCGGCGCTCGAAGACGAGGGGAAGGCGACCGGAATGAAACTCACCGGCGACTGGACGTTCTGA
- a CDS encoding LysE family translocator, whose protein sequence is MSTLVTLGAGVVFGLALAAPPGPMNAVIAEESVLRGRLAGFRAGLGAATADAIFFVLAYVGVVAVVESFPLLQGVMVAVGGVLMLYFALGAARGARESFRPTAGDDPVVAEGKGFRKALVLALTNPYQVLFWLTIGVGLLRPGELDVLARLPVVGADLAGTFVVTTGSPALIGGFFFGVLIWVAGFPAGLVAAERRIETFAPVVAVGSAVVLAGFGVYFLYDAATTLTALGA, encoded by the coding sequence GTGAGTACCCTCGTCACGCTCGGCGCGGGCGTCGTCTTCGGGCTGGCGCTCGCGGCCCCACCCGGTCCGATGAACGCGGTGATAGCCGAGGAGTCGGTCCTGCGCGGTCGGCTCGCCGGCTTCCGGGCCGGTCTCGGCGCCGCGACCGCCGACGCGATCTTCTTCGTCCTCGCGTACGTCGGCGTCGTCGCCGTCGTGGAGTCGTTCCCGCTGTTACAGGGGGTCATGGTCGCGGTCGGCGGCGTCCTGATGCTGTACTTCGCCCTCGGCGCCGCGCGGGGCGCGCGGGAGTCGTTCCGCCCGACCGCCGGCGACGACCCCGTCGTCGCGGAGGGGAAGGGGTTCCGCAAAGCGCTGGTGCTCGCCCTGACGAACCCCTACCAAGTGCTGTTCTGGCTGACCATCGGCGTCGGACTCCTCCGGCCCGGCGAGCTCGACGTGCTCGCCCGACTTCCCGTCGTCGGCGCGGACCTCGCCGGAACCTTCGTCGTCACCACCGGCTCGCCCGCGCTCATCGGCGGGTTCTTTTTCGGCGTGTTGATCTGGGTCGCCGGGTTCCCGGCCGGGCTGGTCGCCGCCGAGCGCCGGATAGAGACGTTCGCGCCGGTCGTCGCGGTCGGCTCCGCCGTCGTCCTCGCCGGCTTCGGCGTCTACTTCCTCTACGACGCCGCGACGACGCTGACGGCGCTCGGAGCGTAG
- a CDS encoding DUF420 domain-containing protein → MSTASVRDRVGEHPTVITVLLTVVGYGAVGGVFLVPEFQALFPTLTRGTVDLLAHAIAAVNTVTVITLSLGWYWIRNDEVKRHAAAMTTSFALILLFLGMYLPKVAGGGTKEFVLDSSYAWVPLWDAVYPAYLIMLAIHIVLSVVSVPVVLYAVVLGLTHTERELRTETPHRRVGRIAASAWILSLALGVVTYLLLNHLYDSTFAAAEAATVLLPTVPV, encoded by the coding sequence ATGTCCACCGCCAGCGTTCGCGACAGGGTCGGAGAACACCCCACCGTGATAACCGTCCTCCTCACCGTCGTCGGCTACGGCGCCGTGGGCGGCGTGTTCCTCGTCCCGGAGTTCCAGGCGCTGTTCCCGACGCTCACGCGGGGGACCGTCGACCTCCTCGCGCACGCCATCGCGGCCGTCAACACCGTCACCGTGATCACGCTCTCGCTCGGGTGGTACTGGATCCGTAACGACGAGGTGAAGAGGCACGCGGCGGCGATGACGACGTCGTTCGCGCTCATCCTCCTCTTCCTCGGGATGTACCTCCCGAAGGTCGCCGGCGGCGGCACTAAGGAGTTCGTCCTCGACTCGTCGTACGCGTGGGTCCCGCTGTGGGACGCGGTGTACCCGGCGTACCTGATCATGCTCGCGATACACATCGTCCTCTCTGTGGTGTCGGTGCCCGTCGTCCTCTACGCCGTCGTCCTCGGGCTCACCCACACGGAACGGGAACTCCGAACCGAGACGCCTCACCGCCGCGTCGGCCGGATCGCGGCGAGCGCGTGGATACTCTCGCTCGCGCTCGGGGTCGTCACCTATCTTCTCTTGAACCACCTGTACGACTCGACGTTCGCCGCCGCCGAGGCCGCGACGGTCCTCCTGCCTACTGTTCCGGTCTGA
- a CDS encoding SDR family NAD(P)-dependent oxidoreductase: MTRTVVVAGVGEGLGSSVARAFAAAGDRVALLARSAEFLETTAAEITAETDGEAVAVPTDVSDPDAVAAAFEAVRERFGGVDVQVNNVGGADVGGDALSTTRSELAEAWRVRVAGQYQCARCAARDMADGDGGTILWTTSQQARVPRGSVAAVTARHAVRGTARAMANNLGEYGIQSIHVVVDGWIANPNLRERHPDHDDWMDPDEIARVYRDLADDPETVHASEIDLRHPRDELRF; the protein is encoded by the coding sequence GTGACACGGACTGTCGTGGTCGCGGGCGTCGGCGAGGGACTCGGGTCGTCGGTCGCTCGGGCGTTCGCGGCGGCCGGCGACCGGGTCGCGCTGCTAGCCCGCTCGGCCGAGTTCTTGGAGACGACCGCAGCGGAAATCACCGCCGAAACGGACGGGGAGGCGGTCGCAGTGCCGACGGACGTGAGCGACCCGGACGCCGTCGCGGCGGCGTTCGAAGCCGTCCGCGAGCGGTTCGGCGGCGTCGACGTCCAGGTCAACAACGTCGGCGGCGCGGACGTCGGGGGCGACGCGCTCTCGACGACGCGGTCGGAGCTGGCCGAGGCGTGGCGCGTCCGGGTCGCCGGCCAGTACCAGTGTGCCCGGTGTGCCGCCCGCGACATGGCGGACGGCGACGGCGGAACGATCCTCTGGACCACCTCACAGCAGGCGCGAGTTCCCCGCGGGAGCGTCGCGGCCGTGACCGCTCGCCACGCCGTTCGCGGGACGGCTCGGGCGATGGCGAACAACCTCGGAGAGTACGGGATCCAGTCGATCCATGTCGTCGTCGACGGCTGGATCGCCAACCCGAATCTGCGCGAGCGCCACCCCGACCACGACGACTGGATGGACCCGGACGAGATCGCCCGCGTCTACCGCGACCTCGCCGACGACCCGGAAACCGTCCACGCCAGCGAAATCGACCTCCGACATCCGAGGGACGAACTCCGGTTCTGA
- a CDS encoding NAD(+)/NADH kinase, protein MSEPTRRLAVLGDCEPAAAMRSAATAAGARLVEPSESDGIVAVGAAALRDAVRAVANGDARSVPVFPVGDGRHAVDPDTATERLGVWIDGLDGPAGSFDGFSRVAHPVLAVDGAGDGRRRFAAADVAFVTATPARISEYEIAFSNGEPVSVRADGAVVATPLGSDGYAAAAGGPVVSPGGGLSVVPVAPFTTRPDSWVTTDDVRVTVEREEVPVALIVDGTRRGIVEPYRAVRIEVAATVDLLTPTTETG, encoded by the coding sequence ATGAGTGAGCCGACACGTCGCCTCGCGGTTCTCGGTGACTGCGAGCCGGCGGCGGCGATGCGGTCGGCGGCGACCGCCGCGGGCGCACGCCTCGTCGAACCCTCCGAGAGCGACGGGATCGTCGCCGTCGGGGCCGCCGCGCTGCGAGACGCGGTGCGCGCGGTCGCGAACGGGGACGCGCGTTCGGTCCCCGTCTTCCCCGTCGGAGACGGTCGCCACGCGGTCGATCCCGATACTGCGACCGAGAGGCTCGGCGTCTGGATCGACGGTCTCGACGGGCCAGCGGGGTCGTTCGATGGCTTCTCGCGCGTCGCGCATCCGGTCCTCGCGGTCGACGGAGCGGGGGACGGCCGGCGGCGCTTCGCGGCGGCGGACGTCGCGTTCGTGACGGCGACGCCCGCCCGGATCTCGGAGTACGAGATCGCCTTTTCCAACGGGGAGCCGGTCTCAGTGCGCGCGGACGGCGCCGTGGTCGCCACGCCGCTCGGCAGCGACGGGTACGCGGCCGCGGCCGGCGGACCGGTGGTGTCGCCGGGGGGCGGACTCTCCGTCGTTCCCGTCGCTCCGTTCACCACTCGTCCCGACTCGTGGGTCACGACGGACGATGTCCGCGTTACCGTCGAACGCGAGGAGGTACCCGTCGCGTTGATCGTCGACGGGACGCGCCGCGGGATCGTCGAGCCGTACCGAGCGGTCCGGATCGAAGTCGCGGCGACCGTCGATCTCCTCACGCCGACGACGGAGACCGGATAG
- a CDS encoding cytochrome bc complex cytochrome b subunit, translating to MTDDTTTTTDDGIDERVRTDGGTDETARADGGPPATVPPDDETPTWSERKDRSQGLAQLTYQYFERSRREDEDLRTESTYVERDVLGFPTWPHETIRNLAITSFFLGMILLVSAILPSHFGDPANPGSTPAIILPDWYLYWSFGLLKLSPINPDLAVLGGNIVMSNELYGLVAHGMIFGVITLVPFLNKGNARRPVEEPGWAALGVAGIILAITLAALAIQNFFPVQLELLFSLVFMLPVAGGVVTYAVLKTMREGYMYDLNRRYFMLRPPK from the coding sequence ATGACCGACGACACCACCACCACGACCGACGACGGCATCGACGAGCGAGTGCGCACGGACGGCGGCACCGACGAAACGGCGCGCGCGGACGGCGGGCCGCCGGCGACGGTGCCGCCGGACGACGAGACGCCGACCTGGTCCGAGCGGAAGGATCGGAGTCAGGGGCTCGCACAGCTCACTTACCAGTACTTCGAGCGCTCGCGGCGCGAGGACGAGGATCTCCGCACGGAGTCGACGTACGTCGAGCGCGACGTGCTCGGCTTCCCGACGTGGCCCCACGAGACCATCCGCAACCTCGCGATCACGTCGTTCTTCCTGGGGATGATCCTGCTCGTGTCCGCAATCTTGCCCTCGCACTTCGGTGACCCGGCGAACCCGGGTTCGACGCCGGCGATCATCCTGCCCGACTGGTACCTCTACTGGTCGTTCGGCCTGCTGAAACTCTCTCCGATCAACCCCGACCTCGCGGTGCTCGGCGGCAACATCGTCATGTCCAACGAGCTGTACGGGCTCGTCGCACACGGGATGATCTTCGGCGTCATCACGCTCGTACCCTTCCTCAACAAGGGGAACGCGCGCCGTCCCGTCGAGGAGCCGGGCTGGGCCGCGCTCGGGGTCGCCGGTATCATCCTGGCGATCACGCTGGCGGCGCTCGCCATCCAGAACTTCTTTCCGGTCCAGCTCGAGCTGCTGTTCTCGCTCGTGTTCATGCTGCCGGTGGCGGGCGGCGTCGTCACCTACGCGGTGTTGAAGACGATGCGAGAGGGGTACATGTACGACCTCAACCGCCGGTACTTCATGCTGCGGCCGCCGAAGTAA